A region of the Leptospira noumeaensis genome:
AAGCCCAAAGAAAAGGGAAAACAAAAAGAACCAAATTGATTAGAGACAATTTGGATTGAATACAATCCTCTGGCGATTCATACAAGCTGACAAATCGTATAGAGTCGGAAAGTGAAACCGAATGTTTTTCGGAGAACTCTCTTAATAATTTTTGATGGTCTTCATCCGGTGGGATCAAAACTCCAAAATTTGGATGAACCCTCTCCTCTTGCCAATGATGAAACCTGTATAAACTGGACTCGAGGGCAAAGAAATGAATTTCCGTATTGGCATCCTCTTTCCATCGGAGCGGAATCAAAACATAATGCGAAGTATGGCTATTGTCCCTTCCTTTATGGTCATGTGATTTTTTATAAATGGAAGTACTTAGAATCAACTGCGGATCCAAATGATAACCATCTAATAAAAAAAACTTGGAATTGAAATTTTTGGATTCATTGGAAACCAAAGTTTTCTCTTTCAAACTCAATTCGATTTCTCTAACGATTTGAAATTCTTCTTTAAAATAAAAAAGAAAAACCAAGATACAAATAGTAACTATAATAAAAGAAACTTTCTCTACATAATTTGGTTTCAACAAGTGAGAGAAAAAAATGATCAGACACTGTGATGCGATGGTTGCGGTTAAAGCGAATGGAAATTCTAAATTTTTCCAAACCCAAATGGAAAAAAAAGTCCAAACCGCAAGAAGGAAAAGGTTTCCCAAAGTAATCAAGTAACGATTCATTTCACTATCAAAAATCCCAAATCACAATGGCAACCGTTACAACACTTACAAGCAAAATCATTAGTCAGAAAACAAGGGATTCTCTTTTGTTCAAGTTATGAACAATGTTTGCAGAAAAGAAAAGAAACCGAACGGTCTTTATCCATTTCTCTCGCTTTCCAATTGACGAAAGACCTACCCAAAGGAATACCAATGGTAATGAAACCTAAAAAACGAACGGTTGCTTACGATTTCCTAATCAAACTTGTGAGTTTCACAAAAAACCTAGTTTTCCATTCAATAGAAGAAAATTTTTCAGACGCAGAAAATCACTTAGAAACACCCTATCCTTCTGCCTTACTCTGCAACCATGTTTCCGAAGCCGATGTAGTTTCCCTTTCTATAGTTTATCCTAGACTCAAACCCAAAATCAAAATGATCATTCCTGCAAGAGAAGACATCTTAGCACCAGGTTTTTTACAAAAGGAATTCCGAGCCAAGGGAGTTCTCAAATGGATCTTCCGATTCATCGATGCCACAAAAATCATTCCATTTTTATTACGTTATATTGGAGCCGTTCCCATCAAACGACCGTTTCGCGACAACACAAGAGAGCTAATCAAAAGAGGCGAGTTAAGAGATACAGTAGATAACGAATGGAATGACCTTGTGGCTCATATTAAAAAAGGTCGAAATTTATTTATGTTTCCAGAAGGCACATACAACCAGGACGGATTTTTAAACCAGGTAAAACGCGGTGCTTATTACATTAAATCCAAAATTGGACAACTTCATTTTAATAGTTTTACACTCACTTACGACCATCTGTCCTATAAAAAAACAAAGTTATATATCAAATATGGAAAACCATTCCAATTTGATCCAGATTTTACCGCCGACCAAGTGGTAAAACTTGTCAGTGAAAAATTAGGTAAAAACTACACAGTTACATTAGGGAACCTCACCTCTTTTGTTTTATTTAAATTTGGAAAGGAAACCAAAATCAAACAACAACAGTTTATAGAGTTACTTTTGAAACTAAAAAAACAAATCGAAATTTCATTCCCAGAAATCACACTTGCATCGGAACTGAAAGGAGAAATTTTTCACGACCAATTGGAATCCATTTTTTCCAATCTAAAAAAGTTCAAACTAATTGACTGGGAAAACCAAATCATTTCTACAAAAGAAAGTCTTTACCATTTACCAAAGTCACTTCATAACTTAAAAAAGATGAATACAGTTTTATATCATAAAAACCAACTGACAGCCCATATGTCTCACTTAGAAGAGATATGGAACGGAGTATTTACAGGACATGGAGCTTATCATGAAACCACTTAAACCCATACGTTTGCTTTTATTTTTTAGTTTATTTTTTGTTGGATGCGGAACCATTTCCCGTGGTTGCGCCAAATACTTTGGTTATGATGAGGTTTGTGTAGACGGAGTCAAATACATCCAATTCACATCAGGAGCAAGTGTGAAATACAACCCGGATGGAACAATAGCCACTTGCCGTTAGATTTTTCAGCAAATTATCTACTTTAAACTATTTCCGGTTCTTTTTTACTTCCCAAAGTAAAATGGAACCGGCAGCCGAAACATTTAGCGAATTCACAACTCCATTCATAGGAATCTTAAGAATGAAATCACAAAGCGATTGTAGATGGACACTCATCCCTTTAGCTTCATTTCCTAAAATGACTAGGATTGGAGAATTTAAAGTTTTATCCACTAACGAAGATTTACCGGTAGAATCAGATCCAACTACCTGAAGACCAACACGTTCTTTTTCTTTTTTTAAAAATGTTTCCAATACAGATAGAGATTCGATGAAAACTATTTTAGTATGAAATATACTCCCAAGGCTTGCACGAATGACTTTAGGTTCATATACATCGATTGCATGGCCCAAAACAAAAACCGCATCGACTAAGAAAGCATCTGCGGATCGCAAAATCGAACCAAAGTTTCCTAAATCACTTGGCCTATCAAAAAGTAAGTAAAATGGATTTTTAACTTCTGGAAGATCTTCTAAATCATAACTCGAAATTTTTGCGGTAACAAGTAACTCTGAAGGATTTTCTTTTTCAGAAAGTTCCAGATACAATTCGGGAGATACTTCCAACTGTTTTACCGAGGGGTTTGACTTTAATACCGATTCCCCCCACTGCGACAAAGTACGCCCTTCCTGAAAAATGATCCTTGTGATCTGCCAACGGGCTGCCATCAATTGTTTGATGTTTTCCGTTCCCTCCACAAACACTTCCTTTTCCTTACTTCTTTTGGTACGGTTGGAACGAAGTGCTTCAAGGATCTGAAACTCAGAATTTTTGACCGAAATTTTCAGCGGTCGTTTTGTACTCATCAAACTTCTAAATGGTTACAGCAAGTCTTGTCCCTTGGTCAATCGCACGTTTGGCATCCAGTTCCGATGCGAGGTCTGCCCCACCAATCAAATGAACAGGAATTTTTGCCAATTCCAAAGGTGCCAGTAATGTACGATTGGGGTCTTGTCCCGCACAAACAACCACTGTATCACATGGAATTTTTCTAGATTCCCCTTTCACTTCAATGACAACCCCGTCAGCTTCAATGGCCTTATAAGTGACCCCAGAGATTTGAGTTACCTTTCGATCTTCCAATGAAGTTTTATGAATCCATCCAGTGGTTTTTCCGAGAGTCGCACCAAACTTACTATTGGAACGTTTTAACATAGTGACTTCTCTGCCAGAATGAGGAGTGTCTTTAGTTCCAAGCCCACCGTCTTTGGAAATGGTTTGGTTGATTCCCCATTCTTTTAGATAATTTTCTTTAGTGAAGTCATGGCCCGCATCCGTTAACAAAAGACTGACATCAAATCCAATCCCACCAGCTCCCATCACAACGGCACGGTTCCCCACTGGTTTTCCTTTTAAAACCACATCCACATAACTGAGTACATTTGGGCCATTGATTCCCGGAATTTCAGGAATTCGAGGGATAACTCCCGTAGCAAGCACGACTTCGTCAAACCCTTGTTGAATGAGATCTTCTGCAGTAACAAAAGTATTGAGTTTTAAGTTCACTCCGTATTTTTTTACCATCTCTCCAAAATAACGAATGGTTTCTTTAAATTCTTCTTTTCCTGGAATCCGGCGAGCAATGTTGAGTTGTCCTCCGAGTTCACTTCCTGCATCAAACAATGTTACAGAATGTCCGCGTTCGGCAAGTGTTGTGGAACAGGCCATGCCACCGGGACCCGCACCCACAACTGCCACTTTTTTTGGTTTGGATGTTTTTGTAATGATCAGATCGGTTTCGTGGCAAGCCCTAGGGTTCACCAAACAACTACAAATTTTTCCTTGGAAGATATGATCGAGACATGCTTGGTTACAAGCAATACAAGTATTGATTTCTGCTGATTTACCTGCGGCTGCTTTGTTGACAAAAGCTGAATCTGCAAGGAAGGGCCTTGCCATAGATACCAAATCTGCATCACCAGCAGCGAGTACTGATTCTGCAATTTCAGGAGTATTGATTCGGTTCGAAGTCACCAGAGGGATGTTTACATGACCTTTTACTTTTGCAGTGACCCAGGTAAAAGCAGCTCTCGGGACCATCATGGCAATGGTAGGAATTCGTGCTTCGTGCCAACCAATCCCTGTATTGATGATGGTGGCTCCCGCTTTTTCAATTTCTTTTGCCAAAATTAAAACTTCGTCAATATTACCCCCATCTTCCACAAGGTCTAACATCGAAAGACGGTAAATGATGATAAAGTCCGTTCCCACTCGTTTGCGAACTGCTTTGATAATTTCAATCGGGAACTTAATGCGATTTTCAAAACTACCACCCCAATCGTCAGTTCTGTTGTTTGTACGTTTGGCAATGAATTGATTGATTAGATATCCTTCACTCCCCATAATTTCAACACCATCATAACCAGCTAATTTGGCGAGTTCTGCACATCTGGCAAAATCTTCTATGGTTTGGTAAATTTCTTCTTCTGTGAGAGGATGGGGTTTGAACATATTGATGGGAGCTCTAAGATTGGATGCCCCCACAATTTTATCATGATAACCATACCTTCCCGTATGTAAAATCTGCATGGCAATTTTTCCACCTTCTTTGTGGACGGCCTCAGTCACTACCTTGTGGTGGTTTGCCTCTTCTTCCGTATCCATCACTCCACCACCGCGAGACACTCGGCCAGCTTCATTGGGAGCAATTCCACCTGTCACAATGAGGGCAACTCCCCCTTTAGCTCTTTCACCATAAAATGCGGCCATTCTTTCATACCCATTGGGTGCCTCTTCCAAACCTGTATGCATAGAGCCCATAATGGTTCGATTTCGTAGAGTTGTGAATCCTAATGATAAAGGAGAAAGAAGATTGGGATAAGATGTCATATGCTACAAAAATAGAAAATGGAAGAATTTGGCAAGATTTACTTGCAATCCATGGGGAAACAGGTATAACAATCCCCTGTGGTTATTGGGACTGAGACTAAAAATAGAAAAAATGCCATTCTCTTTGTAGATGATGAGACCATCATTTTACTGAGCATGAAGTCTCAAGTCAGACAACGTTTCGGAGAAAAATACAAATACCTAACAGCAGACAATGCAAAGGAAGCATGGGATCTTCTCCAAGAATTAGAAGAAGAAGGAAGTTCTGTTTCCGTCATCATTACTGATTGGTCCATGCCTGGAATGAATGGGGATGAATTTTTACGAAAGGTACACCAAACCTATCCAGAGATTGAAAAGGTGATCGTCACAGGTTTTGCAGACCAAAAATCAATGGATGAATTAAACTTGGAAATTGGTCCCATTGTTTGTTTGAAAAAACCTTGGGACGAAGAAGAACTCATCACCACTATTTCCAAGGCAATGGAAACTTAAACATTTTTGGGAAGGTAAATGGAAAATATCGTTTTTCCAGGCACAGAAGAAAGTTCAATCCTACCACCGTGACGTTTCACAATTTTATTTACGATATCGAGACCAAGTCCACTCCCTTCACCAGGAGGTTTGGTGGTAAAAAATGGTTCAAAGATTTTTGATTGGATCTCTTCTGGAACACCTGGACCTGAGTCCCTAAACGAAACCAAAATTTCCTCTCCAAAATCTTTTACTGTAATTTCTAAATCTCCAACAAAGGACATGGCTTGGAGTGCATTATAAATTAAATTGGTCCATACATGCAAAAGATCTTCCGGATAACAATCAATAGGTTCTACTAAATCAAAGTTTTTGACTAAATTGATTCCTCGTTTTAATTGGTTTTGATAAATGGTTAATACGGTTTCTATGGTTTCAGGGATGGAGGCCTTATTTTTTTTCCCACTCACGTCAAACCTGGAAAAATTCTTCAAGGCATACATAATTTTAGAAATTCGATCCACTGCCAATTGAATGGAACGAGTGTTCCTTCGAAATTGGATCTCCAGGGACAAATAATCTAAGAATATTTTTATATAATGGGAATGAAATAAAGGAAGATAACTTGGATCAATTTCGCCGATTCCTAAATCCACCCAAATATCAGCCAGTTCTTCAGCTTGGGCGTTTGTAAATCCGTTGGTCAAAAACAATTCACGATTTCTTTTTTTACGAAGACGATCCTCTTTTCCTGTATAAAATTCAATGGGCCTATCTAAATTTCCAAGAATCGTTTTTAAAATTTTTTGTTCTAGAACTGGAACTGACAAAATGGCTTCCCGAAAGAGCTGGGAAGCAAGCCCATACCTTTTTTGCCAATCCATCATATTCTGGTTGGAGGCTTTTACTGCCCCGATAGGATTATTGATTTCATGGGCGATCCCAGCAATTAACTGTCCTAAGGCGGCGAGTTTTTCCGATTGGATTAATTGCTCCTGGGTTCGTTTTAAATTTTCGAAAGCCATTTCCAATTCTAGTTTTTGTTTTTCAATGAGTTTGTTTTTATCTCTAATTTCTGCATTGATTAAACGTAATTCTTCTACTTCTTTTAAGGGACTCAAATCAAAGATACTATACGCGATGGAATTGGTTTCTTTATAAAGAAATCGTTTGATAGAAACAAGGGCTGGGAAAAAGTCTCCATTTTTTTTCCTACAAACAATTTCTATGGATCCGGCTTGGTTGGTTGAAATTCTTTCTCGAATGATTCGAAGTGATTTTGTGGAAAGTAGGTTTCGTATTTTTAATTGGGGAGTATCTTCCAAATCATAACCAAATAATTTTTGGAATGCAAAATTTGAATCTTTGACTGTTAATCCACCGGCATCAAAAATAAGGAAGGCCTCTGTCGAAAACTGATAAAAAGCTTCAAACCTTTCGTCCGACTTTCGTAATGCTTCTTCACTGAGTTTGATTTCAGTGATATCCAAAACCGTTCCTCGCAGGATCAACGGTTTGCCGTCTTTGGATCTAGTTAGTTTTCCAATGGCTTCAATCCAATGGAGTTTTCCATCTGGATGGTTAATTCGATTGCGAAGCCTATACGCAGACCTACTCGGATCATTCAAAAGATTCGTTGTTTCTTTTGTCATTAATTCCAAATCATCTTTGTAGATTAAAGATAAAAATTTTTCTTCAGTTATTTCAAAATTTTCACCCGGGTATCCATAAATATTATAAGTTTGGGGAGACCAAAATATGGCCCTTGTTTCTAAATCCCAACTCCAAATTCCCATTTTTGCAGCATCAAGCGCCATCATAAGTCTTGATTCTGATTCTTTTAAAGCAAAACTGGCATCGGTTTGTTTGGTGCGATCGATCATTGCACCAAGCAATCGATAGGCGACCCCAAATTCATCGTATAAAAAAATTCCATTGTCTTCAATGTAAACATAGTCACCCAACTTTGTTTGATAACGATATTCAGCAGAAAACTTTTTTTGACTTTCCGAAGATTCTCGAAATAATTTCAAAGTAGTTTCTCTATCTTCTGGATGGATGAAAGCAAACCATTCTGAAAATCCAAACTTTTGGTATTCTTCTGCAGAAAAACCGGTAATTTCTTCAATGGCACCACCCCAATGATTATTACCAGATCGAATGTCCATATCATACACTAAACTTAATGACAGTTCGGTGATCATACGATATTTGGATTCACTGTATTCTAAGGCTTTTTGTTTTAAAACATTCTCTGTTATATCTGTAATGAGAAAAACTAAAAAGGAAAGTTCTCCTTCTTTATTGAATACCGGAGATCCATTGATCGAGAGGTATTTTTTATTTCCTGACGAATCTTCAATGGCATGGCGAATGTCTGTGACTGGTTTTTTAGTTTTTAAGATAATATTGAAGGGTTGGTCTTCTTCCCTCCAAAGTCCACCGTCGAGAGAAGTATTTTTCCATTCAGGTGCATCGTATGTTCGGGAAAGGATGTCATTCAAACGGATGCCTAGAACTGACTCAGATGCCGGGTTGGCATAACGAATTTGTCCCAATAGATTGAGAACCATCATGGCAGTGGAACTGACATTCATGATGGTTGTCAAAAGTTCCGCTTCGACAAAGGTTTCTTCGACGGAGAGACCTCTCAGTGATCTCTCGCCGTCCTTACCTTCGCCTTTTGAAAACTTAGGATCCACTAGAGTGTAGACTTATTTTTTTAATGAATCCAATTTAGATGCTTCGATTTTTTGATAAACCGGCAAAATGAAAAACAAAAACCGATCTAACACCTGGATGAAACGAAACAGAAAAGAAGGATACACTTCTTTGGAATCAGATAGAATTCCCTTCACCACCTTTTTGGCAACAGTTTCTGCCGTTTGGCTTGGGAAAGGAACGGGTACTTTTTTCCCAGCCGAATCAAAGAACTTGGTTCTTGTTGCTATCGGGTAAACAACCATCACACGGTTTCCTGGTTTTAATTCAAAACGGTAAGCATCAATAAAGGAACGAACTGCTGCTTTCGTGGAAGAATACTGAGCATATCCAGGTAGTGCTAAATGACTCATGGCCGAAGCAGTGACTACGAATAAAAAAGGCTCTTTCCTTGTATGATTGAGCGAAATGAGTGTGTATAAGGGCGAAAATACATTTGTGCTATAAATTCGATCAATTCTGTCCCAATCAGCATTCTCAATGACTTCGTAATAAGCAAAACCTGCATTCGCATAAAAAATATCAATGCCACCCAATTTTTTATCTGCATCTTTTAATAATTTATCCAAATTTTCTTTTTTAGATACGTCGCATTTGTAAGGGATGACACTCGGATGTTCTAGAATGTTTTTTTCATTTAAATCACAAGCAAGGATTTTGACCCCTTCGTGCTTTAACACTTGCAATACGGTTTCTTTTCCGATTCCGGAACCGGCACCGGTAATTACGATTCTTTTGTTTTTTAGTTCCATATTGGTGAAACCTAAAGGAGAGAGATTCGGAATAAAGTTCTTTTTGATGAGATGTCTAACTTTTTTAGAACATTTCTATAAAAAATCTTTACTAACTATTTTTTATCCTTAAATTTTGTTTTCCCCGGAGAATCGGAATGAGCAGCTTTTTTGATCGGATTTTCAAATTCTTCTATAAATACATATCTTACAGTTTTGCCATTGTATTTTTCTCCCTGCTAGGTGCCTTTTTCGGGGCCTTTTATGCTTACTTCTTTGGATCTGCCCTAATCCCCGATTTTACGATGGCAAACCACCCTGAAGTGGTTTTGGTATTTGTTGTTTCTACTTTATTTGCAGCCCTTGGGCATAGCATTGAGTTTGGAATCTTAGCCCCCATTGGTTACCAAGGATTTCGTTCCGACACAAAAAAATTAAACACAACACTAAAACCCAATGAGACCATTCGTCATAAGGACATACTTGAATTAGAAAACATTTTAAAATCCATTATTGATTTTCCTAAAGAGAATATGTTTGCGGCTGTCCGTTATGCTTGTTTTGTATTCCTTTCGGTAATGGTCACTTATCTCATTTACAAATACCCAATTTATGAACTGGCTCTTATTTTTATCGGTTGGCTTGCTGCTGTTTTTGTCTACGGAGGATTTTCTTATATCATCTCCGATTATTTTACAGGTGCAAAACGAGTGGAGATCAAAAAAATCTTAGCGTATAGAGATGTTACCATTCATAAAAATTATGGAATCATGAGTTTAAAAGGAAAATTTATTTTTTTACTCATTCTTATTTTATTATCGCTCAGTGTGCTTGCCGTATTTATCTCTTTTGAAAATGCCAGTCTTGTGAAAATTTCAGCCTTCATTACCATGACTTTTTTTGAAGCTGTCATTTTGATTTTTATGTTTTTCCAATCCATCAATTTAACCTTAGAACAAATCAATGAATCTGCAAATAGTTTGGCGAGTGGAGGCCGCGGTGCCCTTCCGATTTTATCAATCGATAAAGAATTCATTCAATTTGCGGAAAATTTTGAAAAAGCCACACGAGAAGTAGGAAGGATCAGAGAAAACTTACAAGAATTAGTGGAAGCAAAAACTTCTGAACTCAGAAACAGTTTAGAAATTGTAGAATCACTGAAAAAACAACAAGATGGGGATTATTTTTTAACTTCTCTACTCATCAAACCACTGAGTTTAAACAAAACTCTTGGTTCCAACGTAAAAACAGATTTTTTCATCAAACAAAAGAAAACCTTCACATTTCATGGGAGAGAAAATGAAATTGGTGGGGATATTTGTATCACAAGGACTTTGTCACTTCGAGGTAAAGATTATACTTTTTTTCTGAATGCCGATGCCATGGGAAAATCTTTACAAGGGGCAGGAGGAGTTCTTGTTCTTGGTGCTGCCGTCCAATCCATCTTAGAACGTTCCATCGCAGTCCAATCTGTCAAACTTCTCTATGCAGAAAGATGGATTAAAAATGCCTACCAAGAACTCCACCATATATTTGAAAGTTTCGATTGTTCTATGTTAGTTTCCATGGTTATGGGGCTCATTGATGATGAAACTGGACTCGTTTATTATTTAAATGCAGAACATCCTTGGTCTGTTTTATTCCGAAACGAAAAAGCTGAGTTCATTAAAAACAATTCCGAACTGAGAAAACTAGGAACCCCTGTCAAAGAAAATTCGTTAGAAATATCCACCTTACAGTTGCAACCTGGAGATGTATTGGTTTTAGGATCAGACGGCCGAGACGATATAGAATTTGTCAGTATGGAAGAATTACGAAAAATCAACCATGACGAAGAATTATTTTTACACCATGTAGAAAAAGGGAAAGGAGATCTAAAATCCATATACAAATCCATTTTAGAAACGGGAGAACTCACCGATGACTTAAGTCTTATGCGAATTTCTTTTAAGGAGAATACAACTCTCCCGGCTAGATCCATCCGCAAGGAATCCTATGAACTTATGAGAAAGGCAAGAACCAATATCAAAGAAGGCCAATTGGAAAAAGCCAAACAGAATTTGATCGATGCCAATAAAATTAACCCCGAAAACCAAGAAATTTCCAGAGCCCTCATCCGCCTCCTTGTCAGAATGAAAGACTATAGTTTTGCCGCAGAAAAATTAAACGCCTATATTGAAGAATTTCCAGGTGATACTGATCTCATTTATCTGGCATCCTTCACTTACAAACAAACCAAAGAATATGGAAAAGCCATTGATATGGGGGAAAGGATTCGGCTTCGGAACCCAGGCCACTTATCCAACTTATTGCGTCTTGTACAATTGTATCTTTTAATAGGCAATTTGCCTAAGGCAGAAAAAACTTTAGGTCTCACATCCTTTCTAACAGCCGATTCCAAACGAATCGAAAGTTTTAGACTACAAATCGAGGACTATAAGAAGAAAGTTCTTGATTAAAACCCTAAATCATTTTAGGAAGGATCTGCTCCCTAGTGTAGATTTTCATGTTATCAAGAACCAAAAGAACAATCTGTACTTTTCTGGTTCTATTTCTGCCACTTTTCTGCCAGAGGTCAAACTTAAATAACCTCTGTGATCCCAAATCAGATGACTACTTAGAAAGTTTACTTGTTAGATACATTAACTTTGATGAGACGCCGCATTGTGGACTGGTCTTAAAAGTTGACCCACCCACATTTTTAATTTGTCCCCCACTCACACCTAAGGTAAATGGAAGTTTCTTTATTGAAGGTTTTGAATCGGATGGAAATCGTTTGAGTTTTTCCTCTTCACCCCCACTTCCAGAAGGAATTTCTTTTTCTCCTTTTGCAGGTTCCCTCCAAGGAAGTTATTCCGGTTGGAAAGCAAATCGGGAATCCTATACCATTACCGCAAGTAACCCGAAAGGGAGTGCTAGTTGTACATACCAACCAGCTTGGATGGGAAAACTTCCCTTAAAAACCAATATCACAACTTGTTACGATGGTGCGACTATACCAAATTTAGATCCAAGTTGTTCTGTCATTCCAGGCCAAGATGGACAATTTCAAAAGGGGATTTCACAAAGTTTTATCGGCCCGACCCTTGTCGCAGGTGTGGAAATCACAACCGATCTCAATACGGGACTCGTTTGGACTAGTTGCCAAAGGGGAAAAAATTCCATTGGTTGTTCGACAACAGGAACGACCGACTTTCAATTTATGCCAGCTCGAACTGAATGCGCCAGTCTCAATGCGGGATCTGGATTTGCCGGTCGCACTGACTGGAGGGTTCCGGAAATCGATGAGTATATTAG
Encoded here:
- a CDS encoding DUF1566 domain-containing protein, whose product is MLSRTKRTICTFLVLFLPLFCQRSNLNNLCDPKSDDYLESLLVRYINFDETPHCGLVLKVDPPTFLICPPLTPKVNGSFFIEGFESDGNRLSFSSSPPLPEGISFSPFAGSLQGSYSGWKANRESYTITASNPKGSASCTYQPAWMGKLPLKTNITTCYDGATIPNLDPSCSVIPGQDGQFQKGISQSFIGPTLVAGVEITTDLNTGLVWTSCQRGKNSIGCSTTGTTDFQFMPARTECASLNAGSGFAGRTDWRVPEIDEYISTFDYSLANPSINQTYFPATDSWNYKTNTESNPGAGAFYPTFIESSIGSGSFSDNHRLRCISNGTPPKNKRLQNNNDGTILDLDTSLVWQRCTAGLTNLTTCTGGAELTTNWSGAISYCQNLNLAGRTWRLPNANELRSLLDFYLTYGNPGVDPIYFPNTNVSLGPPSINYWTSTTRLADPSEAFIVFFGYSSGGSIAKSNNADNRIRCVSDF